The Leucobacter chromiiresistens genome has a window encoding:
- the cls gene encoding cardiolipin synthase: protein MSFDWLGVNWPVVWAWFVLVVDNLIRIVALFVVPRNRRPTAGMAWLIAIFALPVPGLLLFLIIGSKRLPRSRERKQDAINHFVAQIADQEEADLITPPERLLPGLDSVVKLGRQLGAQPMLQGNTASICIDYEESFARIAEAIRGAREYVHVEFYILVHDAATDDVFAAMREAVARGVTVRVLLDHISAVRNPGSKRTAQSLTEIGAEWSYMLPVRPWRGEYQRPDLRNHRKIVVVDGAVGFMGSQNLVDSSYNKRSNRRRGLHWKDLMVRVEGPIVLGLEAVFQGDWYLETGEYLTNLTEEAFTVAQPGDLDCQIVPSGPGYAGENNLQVFVALMYSAQRRISITSPYFVPDGSIMNAVRAATARGVEVELFVSEVGDQAMVYHAQRSYYEELLRAGVRIMMFRPPYILHSKHFTVDEEVAVVGSSNMDQRSFGLNMEISMVVHGAEFVRDLDEVTDYYRENSRELTLEEWEQQSLPAQLLDGLARLTSALQ from the coding sequence ATGAGTTTCGACTGGCTCGGCGTCAACTGGCCCGTCGTCTGGGCCTGGTTCGTGCTCGTCGTCGACAACCTGATCCGCATCGTCGCACTCTTCGTCGTTCCCCGCAATCGCCGCCCGACGGCCGGGATGGCCTGGCTGATCGCGATCTTCGCGCTGCCGGTCCCTGGGCTCCTGCTCTTCCTCATCATCGGCAGCAAGCGGCTCCCGCGGTCGCGCGAGCGCAAGCAGGACGCGATCAACCACTTCGTCGCCCAGATCGCCGACCAGGAGGAGGCGGATCTCATCACGCCGCCCGAGCGCCTGCTCCCCGGCCTCGACAGCGTCGTGAAGCTCGGCAGGCAGCTCGGCGCGCAGCCCATGCTGCAGGGCAACACGGCGTCCATCTGCATCGACTACGAGGAGTCGTTCGCCCGCATCGCCGAGGCGATCCGCGGTGCGCGGGAGTACGTGCACGTCGAGTTCTACATCCTCGTGCACGACGCCGCGACCGACGACGTGTTCGCGGCCATGCGCGAGGCGGTGGCCCGCGGCGTGACCGTGCGCGTGCTGCTCGACCACATCTCGGCCGTGCGCAACCCGGGGTCGAAGCGCACCGCGCAGAGCCTCACCGAGATCGGCGCCGAGTGGTCGTACATGCTGCCCGTGCGCCCGTGGCGCGGCGAGTACCAGCGCCCCGACCTGCGCAATCACCGCAAGATCGTGGTGGTCGACGGCGCGGTCGGCTTCATGGGCTCGCAGAACCTCGTCGATTCGTCGTACAATAAGCGCTCGAATCGGCGCCGCGGGCTGCACTGGAAGGACCTCATGGTGCGGGTCGAGGGCCCCATCGTGCTCGGGCTCGAGGCCGTGTTCCAGGGCGACTGGTACCTGGAGACGGGCGAGTACCTCACGAACCTCACCGAGGAGGCGTTCACCGTCGCCCAGCCCGGCGACCTCGACTGCCAGATCGTGCCGAGCGGGCCCGGGTACGCGGGCGAGAACAACCTCCAGGTGTTCGTCGCGCTGATGTACTCCGCGCAGCGGCGCATCAGCATCACGAGCCCGTACTTCGTGCCCGACGGCTCGATCATGAACGCGGTGCGCGCCGCGACGGCGCGCGGCGTCGAGGTGGAGCTCTTCGTCTCCGAGGTCGGCGACCAGGCCATGGTGTACCACGCGCAGCGCTCCTACTACGAAGAGCTGCTGCGGGCGGGGGTGCGCATCATGATGTTCCGCCCGCCGTACATTCTGCACTCCAAGCACTTCACCGTCGACGAGGAGGTCGCGGTCGTCGGGTCGTCGAACATGGATCAGCGGTCGTTCGGCCTCAACATGGAGATCTCCATGGTGGTGCACGGCGCCGAGTTCGTGCGCGACCTCGACGAGGTCACCGACTACTACCGCGAGAACTCGCGCGAGCTGACCCTCGAGGAGTGGGAGCAGCAGTCGCTACCCGCGCAGCTGCTCGACGGCCTCGCGCGCCTCACCTCGGCACTCCAGTAG
- a CDS encoding histidine phosphatase family protein — protein sequence MTTDTRASSIVIVRHGETDWNIGRRIQGRTDIALNERGRAQAGEIAELLHGEGPWRRVITSPLGRAAETARIIADRLALPPAEVVADVIERDFGSAEGMLVADANAQWPGLDVPDAEGLSALAERGSAALERILRDAPGAIVVAHGALIRSALTALGGAPAPRILNGEAWLMEPAAGPHAGAGVGRFAIRRLGTPAEQHDF from the coding sequence ATGACCACCGACACCCGCGCATCCTCCATCGTCATCGTCCGGCACGGCGAAACCGACTGGAACATCGGTCGCCGCATCCAGGGGCGCACCGACATCGCCCTGAACGAGCGCGGCCGCGCGCAGGCCGGCGAGATCGCGGAGCTGCTGCACGGCGAGGGCCCGTGGCGACGCGTCATCACGTCCCCGCTCGGCCGGGCGGCCGAGACCGCGCGGATCATCGCCGACCGGCTCGCGCTGCCCCCGGCGGAGGTCGTCGCCGACGTGATCGAGCGCGACTTCGGATCAGCGGAGGGCATGCTCGTCGCCGACGCGAATGCGCAGTGGCCTGGCCTCGACGTGCCCGACGCCGAGGGGCTCTCGGCCCTCGCCGAGCGCGGGTCCGCGGCCCTCGAACGCATCCTCCGCGATGCGCCGGGCGCGATCGTGGTCGCCCACGGCGCACTCATCCGCTCCGCGCTCACGGCGCTCGGCGGGGCGCCCGCGCCCCGCATCCTCAACGGGGAGGCCTGGCTGATGGAGCCCGCCGCCGGCCCGCATGCGGGTGCCGGGGTCGGGCGGTTCGCGATCCGGCGCCTCGGCACCCCGGCCGAGCAGCACGACTTCTGA